The segment CAGATAGTAGAAGGCATTGGCCACACCGAAGTTCCGAATGAGGTAGTTGGCCAAGGGCGAGACGTATACTGCGGCCAAGCCGTAACCCGACACGACCAGACCTGTGATCAAGCCCTTCATGTGGGGCTTGAACCACTTAACGGCCGAGGGGGTCGGCGCGGCGTAGCCGAAGCCCATGGCGGCACCGCCCAGCACACCGAAGCCGATGACCAGGGCGGGGACGCTCAAGGACATGCCTGCGATGATGAACCCAACACCGATGAGGATGCCGGAAACAAAGATGACGAGACGGGGCCCTGCACGGTCCAGCAGAATACCTGCGGGAACCATGAAGAGGGCGAAGAGGATAACCGCCACACTGTAGGGCAGAGACGTCTGGGTCGCGGTATAGCCCAAGTCGTTCTGCAGACCTTGGGCGAAAACGCTCCAGGCGTACAACACGCCCAAGCACAGGTTGACGGCCGTACCTGCCATGACGACCAGCCACGCCTGGCCGCTACCTTGCTGTTGAGCCAAAAAGCTTCACCTCCCAGAACTGGAACACTAGGTTTCCCCCAAAATACCGATAAGTGGGTCCGCGACCACCCCCAATAGAAAGAAAGAGATGAAAATGCCATCTCTAATTCTGATATTAAGGAGTTTTGCCGCCGGAGGGAATTCCTTTCCGGCAAACGGTAGAAAGAGGCCCTTTAGCGGTACAATTTTTATCTTCTCGGGGGCACCGGGCGCAGCAGCCAATGCAGACAGGGAATCCCAGAATCCAACGGCCGTGCCCGCCTGAAATCGTAGCCCAAGGCTGTCAGGCCCTCGAATCACCACGAGCGGCCTCGGGGGCCGCCGGAGATCCGTTTCCCGGCTTCGCTTCCCGGATCAACCGGTTGCCCCATTGGCCTGGCCGGCCGTGCAAGCACAGGAACTGTGCTAATTTCCCTGTTGCCGGGCCTTTCAACGGACCCCCAAGCCCAGATAGGAGGCTTATTTCAGTGGCATCGGCGCCGGATCGGGGAAAATTCCCCGGATTTAGCCCAGCCCGTGGGCTTAACCTGCTGTATTGCCGGTCAGTCGGTGGAAATAAGCCACTTTCCTGAGTTTAGCCTGCATGCCTGGCCGGCCCACACCCTTTCCACAGAGGCCGGAGAAGCCCGGAGCCATGCCCATACCGGGCCGAGGCTGCCGGCAAAGGAATGCAAAGGGTTTCGAGGCCCGAACTACTCTATTCTTGAAATATTAGATGGCGGAGGGAGCTGGGTGCAACCTTAATGGCAACCGCTAGAATCCTCCATTGAACCTAAAGAGGCCTGTTCATACCATTGAAGGGGAAACCTTTGCCGCTCACGAAATATGGCTTTACCCTCGGATGGGCCGGGCCATATAATGCCGGCCAGAAAATTGGATTTCTACTACTTATATAGGCGTCATGCCGGAAGCGGCCTCCGAGCCCGGCGGCCCACCGGCCGAACGGATCTTTGTTGGAGGTGTGGTGAGTTGCGACGGGTAGGCACGAAGCGTTCTCGGTTTTTATCGAGGTTTTGGCTGTTGGCCTTGGTCATGGCGGCGGCCATTGTCCTGGCTGCCTGCGGTGGCGGCGCAGGCCAGCAGCAAGGCGATGACGACGAAACCGGGGCTGCAGACGGAGAGCCCATCAAGATCGGCGTGTTGAGCCCCTTCAGCGGTCCTTTTGCCAGCGTGGGCAAGCTGAAGGTGGACATTTTCAACCTGCTGCTGGCGGATGTGAACGAGGCCGGCGGCATCAACGGCAGGCCGGTGACCTTCGTGGCCGGCGACAGCCAGGGGACGGCCAACGAAGCCCGGAACCAGGCCCTGCGCCTCATCGACCAGGAGCAGGTGGACCTGCTGGTGGGCGCCTATCTAAGCGAAGAAACGGTAGAGATCATGGAAGTGGCGGCCGACCGGGGCATACCCTTGATCATCCCCACTTCGGCCTCCAATGAAGTTAATGCCCGCATCGAGCAGGACCCGGAGCGGTACCGGCACGTCTTCCGGGTAGGCTACAACATCACCCAGTGGGCCCAGATGATGGGCGACTTCATCCTCAGCCGGGATGTGAGCAGCTACGGGTACGTGGGGGCCAACATCCGCTGGAATCAAGAGTTCGCCGAGGAGTTGGCCAGGTACCTGGCGGAGCACAACGTGCCCCAGGCCTTTGAGGATGGGTTCTATTCCCCCAGCCAGCCGGTCTTTGACCCCATCATCCAGCAGATCCAGGACACCCAGCCCGGCATCGTGGTTTTGGGCGACCCGGGCCAAAATGCCGTGGAACTGGCGAAGCGCATCCGGCAGGCCGGCTTGGAAGTGCCCATCTTCTCCGTGGGCGGCCAGATGGGTGATGAGCGGGCCGCAGCCACCATCCAGCCCCTGGAGGAAGTGTACTTCCAGGCGGCTTCCTGGATGGGCGACGACGGCCCGACGGACGAATACTTCCAGCGGTTCAAGGAGGAGTACGGGTACCCCTTGGTGGGTTACACCGACGTATTGACCCACGACAGCATCATGATTGCCGTGGAGGCCATGCGCCGGGTGGATGAGGTGACCCCCGATGCCCTGGCGGAGGCCTTGGCGGAGGGTGAATTCCAGGGGCTGGCCGGGACGTATACCTTCGGGCCCGATCACCAGCCGCCCTGGGAGGCCGGTTCGGACCTGAGCGGTGTGGTGGTCCAGTGGCTGGCTCCCGAAACTAGTCAAAGGGTTTGGCCCAGGTAATACGTAAATGCTGGTTTTTGTCCAAGCCCTGGTCAGCGGGCTGTCCCAAGGTGCCATCTACGCAGTGGTAGCGTCGGGCTTGGCCTTGATCCTTGGCAACCTGAAAGTGGTCAACCTGGCCCACGGCTCCTTCTTCACCCTGGGCGCCTACCTGACCTATACCTTGTACACGACTTGGGGCTGGTCACCGTTGTATTCGTGGCTGCCGGTAGGCGGGGTGGTGTTCTTCGTAGCCCTCCTCGCCTACCGGCTGGTCATCGGCCCGCTGCGCCACCGCCGGACGACGGTGGCCGTGGCCACCCTGGGCCTGGGTATGTTGATGGAAAGCATCTTCATTATTATTTGGAGCCCGCTCCACTACTACTTGCGGACCACGCTGCCCGTCATCAGGGTGGGGGGCGTCCGGATCAACCTGCAGGAGGCCTACGTGGGCTTGATAGCCCTGCTGCTCATGGGTCTCCTGTTTGTCTTTCTCAAGACCCGCAGCGGGCGCGCCCTCCGCTTTGCGGCCCACGACGCCGAAGTGGCCGAGACCGTCGGCATCGACGTGGGGCGGCTGCACATGCTGACCTTCGGCGGCGCCGGGGCCCTGGCCGCCGTGGCCGGCAGCCTGATGGCTCCCTTGCTGACCATCCACAGCACCATGGGCCGCATGCCCATGGTCATCGGCCTGGCGGTGGTCATCGTGGGCGGCATGGGCAACATCCACGGCGCCTTGGTGGCGGGCTTGGCGTTGGGGATCATCAGTTCCCTGGTAGGGTTCTACTTGAGCCCGGCCCTGGTTTACATCTTGTCCTTGGCCATCATCGTCATCGCCCTGGCCCTGCGGCCCACGGGCCTGTACGGCGCCCTGCTGCGGCGGGACCGT is part of the Sphingobacteriaceae bacterium genome and harbors:
- a CDS encoding ABC transporter substrate-binding protein — translated: MALVMAAAIVLAACGGGAGQQQGDDDETGAADGEPIKIGVLSPFSGPFASVGKLKVDIFNLLLADVNEAGGINGRPVTFVAGDSQGTANEARNQALRLIDQEQVDLLVGAYLSEETVEIMEVAADRGIPLIIPTSASNEVNARIEQDPERYRHVFRVGYNITQWAQMMGDFILSRDVSSYGYVGANIRWNQEFAEELARYLAEHNVPQAFEDGFYSPSQPVFDPIIQQIQDTQPGIVVLGDPGQNAVELAKRIRQAGLEVPIFSVGGQMGDERAAATIQPLEEVYFQAASWMGDDGPTDEYFQRFKEEYGYPLVGYTDVLTHDSIMIAVEAMRRVDEVTPDALAEALAEGEFQGLAGTYTFGPDHQPPWEAGSDLSGVVVQWLAPETSQRVWPR
- a CDS encoding branched-chain amino acid ABC transporter permease, yielding MLVFVQALVSGLSQGAIYAVVASGLALILGNLKVVNLAHGSFFTLGAYLTYTLYTTWGWSPLYSWLPVGGVVFFVALLAYRLVIGPLRHRRTTVAVATLGLGMLMESIFIIIWSPLHYYLRTTLPVIRVGGVRINLQEAYVGLIALLLMGLLFVFLKTRSGRALRFAAHDAEVAETVGIDVGRLHMLTFGGAGALAAVAGSLMAPLLTIHSTMGRMPMVIGLAVVIVGGMGNIHGALVAGLALGIISSLVGFYLSPALVYILSLAIIVIALALRPTGLYGALLRRDR